One region of Flavobacterium sp. KACC 22763 genomic DNA includes:
- a CDS encoding SusC/RagA family TonB-linked outer membrane protein, whose product MIKNVLKLLFVICLFGFQSLEAQTTVKGTITDAQSGIPIPGANIIVKGTKTSASTDFDGKYSISVPNQSAVLVFTYVGSATKEVAVGAQTTINVTLGPDTQQLGEVVVTALGIKREKKAITYSAQNVSVDELSEARSLNVANSLSGKVAGLNFSTTSNGVGSSSRITLRGNRSLNGNNQPLYVVDGVPISNGTTNTNPDIDTGGTTQPDGISNINPEDIASMTVLKGPSAAALYGSRASNGVIVITTKSGKAGKTSVSLSSNFMASSAYNLMNLQNEYGQGTNGNYVSNSSSSWGAPLDGRQVSAWQLVRNPNYAGPATQSYSPQPNNVIDFYKTGYNLANTLTVTAGNEKAQGYFSYTNTRAEGIVGGNQMDRHNLNLRLTSKITDKLTLDAKTNYIVQDIDNLLRTGEESIGTSAYLLPRSIAYNDYKDFEYFDAAGQRQVNYFIDETGAPGGNPFWSALRDDARTDKRNRFIGLASLKYEFTKTLSLQGRAGLDQMTNKNVRNRYATAAFNSNMGSYSESYETVSELNVDALLSYNEKFGDFSVGLNAGASSLQQNSSALNSGGVLSKRNFFALSNVQTVQSTSTASEKRINSVYGFGQIGFRNYLFLDLTARNDWSSTLPEDYFYPSFGLSAVISDMVTLPEVISFAKVRASYAQVGNDTDPYQTQQRFSYIGGNGGMLYGQSTKANPNLKPEISSSTEFGADVRFFNNRLGLDFTYFNTLTNNQIFYINTPEPSGYSRAIVNGGDIENKGIELTLTATPIQTENFTWDITANYASYKSKVKSIFEGRDELVLGEGRLVRSKVVVGGEYGDLYIKGFQRDPNGNIIVNSAGIPLATNGFDVRAGNFNPDWTAGFKNNFKYKDFSLSFLVDFRIGGEVISYTQARQAGLGVSDITLAGRNGGIIVDGVVDNGNGTYSPNTTSINAEQYWTAIGQRTPIAEPFVYDATNIRLRELVFGYSMPKRLLGNSGFSSIDFSLVGRNLFFFLNKAEHFDPEAGAGTGNLQGIESFNIPSTRDYGVNVKFGF is encoded by the coding sequence ATGATTAAAAACGTACTAAAATTACTGTTTGTCATATGCCTTTTCGGTTTTCAAAGCCTAGAAGCGCAGACAACAGTAAAAGGAACGATAACAGATGCTCAAAGCGGGATTCCGATTCCTGGAGCAAATATTATTGTTAAAGGAACTAAAACAAGTGCTTCAACAGATTTTGACGGTAAGTACAGCATTAGTGTTCCTAATCAATCAGCAGTTTTGGTTTTTACTTATGTAGGATCTGCTACAAAAGAAGTTGCTGTGGGAGCACAAACTACAATTAATGTTACTCTAGGGCCAGATACGCAGCAGTTAGGAGAAGTAGTGGTTACCGCTCTTGGTATTAAAAGAGAGAAAAAAGCCATTACGTATTCTGCACAAAACGTTTCTGTTGATGAGTTATCAGAAGCAAGATCATTAAACGTTGCCAACTCACTTTCTGGTAAAGTTGCGGGTCTTAACTTCTCTACAACTTCAAATGGTGTTGGTTCTTCTTCTAGAATTACTTTAAGAGGTAACAGATCTCTTAATGGTAACAACCAACCTCTTTATGTTGTAGATGGTGTGCCAATTTCTAACGGAACAACAAACACAAATCCTGATATTGATACAGGAGGAACTACTCAGCCTGATGGTATCTCTAACATTAACCCAGAAGACATTGCTTCGATGACTGTTTTGAAAGGACCATCTGCAGCAGCACTTTATGGTTCTAGAGCATCAAATGGTGTAATCGTAATTACAACTAAATCTGGTAAAGCAGGAAAAACGTCTGTTTCGTTATCATCTAACTTTATGGCTTCTTCAGCTTATAACTTGATGAATTTACAAAATGAGTACGGTCAAGGAACAAACGGAAATTATGTTTCTAACTCAAGCTCAAGCTGGGGTGCGCCTTTAGACGGACGTCAGGTATCTGCTTGGCAGTTGGTTCGTAATCCAAATTATGCTGGACCTGCGACACAAAGTTATTCTCCACAGCCAAACAACGTTATTGATTTCTACAAAACAGGTTATAACTTAGCAAACACATTGACAGTTACTGCTGGTAACGAAAAAGCGCAAGGTTATTTCTCTTACACTAACACACGTGCTGAAGGTATTGTGGGTGGAAACCAAATGGACAGACACAATCTTAACTTAAGATTGACAAGCAAGATTACAGATAAATTAACTTTAGATGCTAAAACAAACTACATCGTTCAGGATATCGATAACTTATTGAGAACGGGTGAAGAGTCTATCGGAACATCTGCTTATTTATTGCCTCGTAGTATTGCTTACAACGATTACAAAGATTTCGAATATTTTGATGCTGCAGGACAAAGACAAGTAAACTATTTTATCGACGAAACTGGAGCTCCTGGAGGAAACCCATTCTGGTCTGCTTTAAGAGATGATGCTCGTACAGATAAAAGAAATAGGTTTATTGGTTTAGCTTCTCTTAAATATGAGTTTACAAAAACGTTAAGCTTACAAGGTAGAGCTGGTTTAGATCAAATGACAAACAAAAACGTAAGAAACAGATATGCAACTGCAGCTTTCAACAGTAACATGGGATCTTATAGCGAATCTTATGAAACAGTAAGCGAATTGAACGTAGATGCTTTACTTTCTTACAATGAAAAATTCGGAGATTTCTCTGTTGGTCTTAATGCGGGTGCGAGTTCATTGCAGCAAAATAGTTCAGCTTTAAATTCTGGCGGTGTTTTAAGTAAAAGAAACTTCTTTGCATTATCAAACGTTCAGACAGTTCAATCTACTTCTACAGCTTCAGAAAAAAGAATCAATTCTGTTTACGGATTTGGTCAAATTGGTTTCAGAAACTACTTATTCTTAGATTTAACAGCTAGAAATGACTGGTCTTCAACTTTACCAGAAGATTATTTCTACCCATCTTTCGGACTTTCAGCTGTTATTTCTGATATGGTTACATTGCCAGAAGTAATTAGTTTTGCAAAAGTTAGAGCTTCTTACGCACAAGTGGGTAACGATACAGATCCGTATCAGACACAACAAAGATTCTCTTACATTGGAGGAAACGGTGGTATGTTATACGGACAAAGCACAAAAGCAAATCCAAACTTAAAACCAGAGATTTCTTCTTCTACAGAGTTTGGTGCCGATGTTAGATTTTTCAACAACCGTTTAGGTTTAGATTTCACCTATTTCAATACATTAACTAATAACCAAATTTTCTACATCAATACGCCTGAGCCTTCTGGATATTCTAGAGCTATCGTAAACGGTGGAGATATTGAAAATAAAGGTATCGAGTTAACGCTTACTGCAACTCCAATCCAGACAGAAAACTTTACTTGGGATATTACAGCAAACTATGCTTCTTACAAGTCAAAAGTAAAATCTATCTTTGAAGGAAGAGATGAATTAGTTCTTGGTGAAGGACGTTTAGTAAGAAGTAAAGTTGTTGTTGGAGGCGAATATGGTGATTTATACATCAAAGGTTTCCAAAGAGATCCGAACGGAAATATCATTGTAAATAGTGCTGGTATTCCATTAGCAACAAATGGTTTTGATGTTCGTGCTGGTAACTTTAATCCAGATTGGACTGCTGGTTTCAAAAACAACTTTAAATACAAAGATTTCTCTTTAAGCTTCTTGGTTGACTTCAGAATTGGTGGTGAAGTTATTTCATACACTCAAGCTAGACAAGCTGGTTTAGGGGTAAGCGATATTACTTTAGCAGGAAGAAATGGCGGAATCATTGTGGATGGTGTTGTAGATAACGGAAACGGAACTTACTCTCCAAACACAACAAGCATCAATGCTGAACAATACTGGACAGCAATCGGACAGAGAACTCCAATTGCAGAGCCATTTGTTTATGATGCGACAAACATCAGATTAAGAGAGCTTGTTTTTGGTTACTCAATGCCAAAACGTTTATTGGGTAACTCAGGATTTTCAAGCATAGATTTCTCATTGGTAGGTAGAAATTTATTCTTCTTCTTAAATAAAGCTGAGCACTTTGATCCAGAAGCGGGAGCAGGTACAGGTAACTTGCAAGGTATAGAATCTTTCAACATTCCATCAACGAGAGATTATGGAGTGAATGTTAAATTCGGATTTTAA
- a CDS encoding glycoside hydrolase family 3 protein has protein sequence MLQLRMRKTAIIFVMAVGFLNQIHAQKKYPYQDAKLPVEERVQDLLSRMTLEEKVRQMDMYRGDFFKDKEDFAKGKSAEKIGKLGIGAIHDLYPRSAKMINDLQTNVIKGNRWGIPALIMCEMLHGYLDEGSTAFPMNIGLGATWDIATMDKVGKVIGMEARAHGVHFGFGPNLDLGREPRWGRVAETFGEDAFLNSEIGLAFIKGMQGDDLKSDRSIIAEPKHFAVHGIPQAGGNSSPILVGERSAREDHLPSFEKAFTKGGALGTMCAYSELDGIPCAANHWLLTDVLRKEWGFKGLVVSDLGAIKYIQTTHKVADSPKDAIREAVSAGVDMQFYDFSNEFWQNTVIELVNEKKLTTENIDRAAGAVLRLKFLLGLFENPYTDKNLIKERFHTKENQAVALEAAQKSMVLLKNENNILPLSKNLKNIAVIGPNANASRLGGYAPKNSVGMTVYEGVKELVGKTANVVYEEGVPLIVKGQIIPSKYLFTPDESQNGLKGEYFNNRNLEGTPALTRIDSQLEFDWPWAPGDGVNVDDFSIRWTGFLKSDQALDGWLGLSSDDGIRMYIDDQLVIDNWTKGATSMVTTPKNIEKGKKYKVRIEMWEGGWGARAHFRWNLEKVNLQPAIDAAKKADVAIVVLGESNELVEENRDVASLDLFGIQQQLIEEIQKTGTPVVCVLLNGRPLSTNWIAENIPAVLEGWFPGELGGRAVADVLFGDYNPGGRLPITVPKSVGQLPIYYNQKPSAIHKYVAESEHPLYSFGYGLSYTKFEYSNLKLNTTEIKPNGEVKVSVDVKNIGDRDGDEVVQLYINDVYSSVTTPEKTLKGFKRLNIKKGETKNVEFTLTPDELSLWNREMKRVVEPGDFEVMVGGNSTDLLKTKFKVLD, from the coding sequence ATGTTACAATTAAGAATGAGAAAAACAGCCATTATTTTTGTAATGGCTGTTGGTTTTTTAAACCAGATCCACGCCCAGAAGAAATATCCGTATCAGGATGCCAAATTACCAGTAGAAGAAAGAGTTCAAGACTTGTTAAGCCGTATGACGCTTGAAGAAAAAGTGCGTCAGATGGATATGTACAGAGGAGATTTTTTTAAAGATAAAGAAGATTTTGCTAAAGGTAAATCGGCAGAAAAAATCGGGAAATTAGGAATTGGAGCGATTCATGATTTGTATCCGCGTTCTGCGAAAATGATCAATGATTTGCAAACTAATGTAATCAAAGGAAACCGTTGGGGAATTCCTGCCTTGATTATGTGTGAAATGCTTCACGGTTATTTAGACGAAGGAAGTACCGCTTTCCCAATGAACATTGGTCTTGGTGCAACATGGGATATTGCTACGATGGACAAAGTAGGTAAAGTTATTGGTATGGAAGCCAGAGCTCATGGTGTTCATTTCGGTTTTGGGCCAAATTTAGATTTAGGACGCGAACCGAGATGGGGACGTGTAGCTGAAACTTTTGGTGAAGATGCTTTCCTAAATAGTGAAATTGGTTTGGCTTTTATTAAAGGAATGCAAGGAGACGATTTAAAATCGGATCGTTCTATTATAGCTGAACCAAAACACTTTGCGGTTCACGGTATTCCACAAGCGGGAGGAAATTCTTCGCCAATTTTGGTTGGAGAACGTTCTGCGAGAGAAGACCATTTGCCATCTTTCGAAAAAGCATTCACAAAAGGCGGCGCTTTAGGAACTATGTGCGCTTATTCTGAGTTAGACGGAATTCCTTGTGCAGCAAACCACTGGTTATTGACGGATGTTTTAAGAAAAGAATGGGGTTTTAAAGGTCTTGTGGTTTCAGATTTAGGTGCTATTAAATACATCCAGACGACTCACAAAGTAGCCGATTCTCCAAAAGATGCTATTAGAGAAGCGGTTTCAGCTGGTGTCGATATGCAGTTTTATGATTTTTCAAACGAATTCTGGCAAAATACAGTCATTGAATTAGTTAATGAAAAGAAATTAACAACGGAAAATATCGACCGTGCAGCAGGAGCAGTTTTACGTTTGAAATTCTTATTAGGATTATTTGAAAATCCGTACACAGATAAAAATCTGATCAAAGAGCGTTTTCATACAAAAGAAAATCAAGCTGTTGCTTTAGAAGCGGCGCAGAAATCTATGGTTTTATTGAAAAACGAGAACAATATTTTGCCTTTAAGCAAAAACTTAAAAAATATTGCGGTTATCGGACCAAATGCAAATGCTTCAAGATTGGGAGGTTATGCTCCAAAAAATAGTGTCGGAATGACGGTTTATGAAGGAGTTAAAGAATTGGTTGGAAAAACTGCGAATGTAGTTTATGAAGAAGGCGTTCCGTTAATTGTAAAAGGACAGATTATTCCATCTAAATATTTATTTACTCCAGACGAATCTCAAAACGGATTAAAAGGAGAATATTTCAATAACAGAAATCTAGAAGGAACTCCAGCATTGACTCGTATCGATAGCCAATTAGAGTTTGACTGGCCTTGGGCACCTGGCGATGGTGTGAATGTAGATGATTTTTCTATCAGATGGACAGGATTCTTAAAATCAGATCAGGCACTTGACGGTTGGTTAGGTTTAAGTTCTGATGACGGAATCAGAATGTATATCGACGATCAATTGGTTATCGACAACTGGACAAAAGGGGCAACAAGTATGGTTACAACTCCAAAAAATATCGAAAAAGGTAAAAAGTACAAAGTCCGCATTGAAATGTGGGAAGGAGGCTGGGGAGCCAGAGCTCATTTCCGTTGGAATTTAGAAAAAGTAAACTTACAGCCAGCAATCGATGCCGCTAAAAAAGCAGATGTTGCCATTGTGGTTTTAGGTGAATCTAACGAATTGGTTGAAGAAAACAGAGATGTTGCTTCTTTAGACTTATTCGGAATCCAACAGCAATTGATTGAAGAAATTCAAAAAACTGGAACTCCGGTAGTTTGTGTGTTGTTAAACGGTCGTCCGCTTTCTACAAATTGGATTGCTGAAAATATTCCTGCAGTTCTAGAAGGATGGTTCCCTGGAGAATTGGGAGGTAGAGCAGTAGCTGATGTTTTGTTTGGAGATTATAACCCGGGAGGAAGATTGCCAATTACGGTTCCAAAATCGGTTGGGCAGTTACCTATATATTATAACCAAAAACCATCTGCGATTCATAAATATGTTGCTGAAAGCGAACATCCGTTATATTCATTCGGTTACGGATTGAGTTATACGAAGTTTGAATATTCTAATTTAAAACTGAATACTACGGAAATTAAGCCAAACGGAGAGGTTAAAGTTTCTGTTGACGTTAAAAACATTGGAGACAGAGACGGAGACGAAGTGGTTCAGTTATACATTAATGATGTTTACAGCTCCGTAACAACTCCTGAAAAAACATTAAAAGGATTCAAAAGATTAAATATCAAAAAAGGCGAAACAAAAAATGTTGAATTTACACTTACACCAGATGAGCTATCTCTTTGGAACAGAGAAATGAAGCGCGTTGTAGAGCCTGGAGATTTTGAAGTGATGGTCGGCGGAAATTCGACTGATTTACTTAAAACGAAATTTAAGGTTTTGGACTAA
- a CDS encoding GH92 family glycosyl hydrolase: MVLNTNKFQTACIFCMLFFSITIFAQEPADFVNPFIGTSNYGAAFPGPIAPRGMASISPFNVAGVKNTPMEKDSQWLSNPYVNENTFLTGFSQVNLSGVGCPDLGVILLMPTTGAVEIDHLKYGSTYSNEVAKAAYYSVNIDKYKVKGEFTASKRVGISRFTFPKGQSNILLNLGLGLTNEEGAMIKVVSSTEIEGMRSVGSFCYNSPEDAYPVYFVAQFSKPAHKFGVWKKTAKYNGVEAQWMGYNGKARLMENTIKTVVGDSIGSYFTYKFDKQETVEVKIGISYVSIENARENLAKEVGNRSFDAIYKETYNEWNEELSKILVEGGTKDDNTIFYTALYHTLIHPNTLNDINGQYPVIKRSKIAKTDDTRYTVFSLWDTYRNVHPLMSLVYPKQQSDMVKSMLTMFDENGWLPKWELNSTETFTMVGDPASIVITDTYMRGIRDYDINKAYYAMLKGADNIENNPLRPGLKDYIKKGYVTTDNKGPVSTTQEYNISDHAISVMANEFGDKDNVKRFYNRSLSYRKLFDKNLNLLRPRTANGDWYEPFDPTSGANFEENIGFIEGNAYQYNFMVPHDIKGLMKLMGGEKVFSAQLQKIFDTKQFDMANEPDIANPYLFNYVKGEEYKAQDHVKRLVREHFKNEPKGLPGNDDTGTMSAWLVYSMMGIYPISPGDPIYTITAPMFHRVTIKLDPRYYKKESIVIERQLNNGGKINSIELNGKSLNTFFISHDDFVNGTKLKVIQN, translated from the coding sequence ATGGTTTTAAATACAAACAAATTTCAAACAGCATGTATTTTTTGCATGCTGTTTTTTAGCATTACGATTTTTGCGCAGGAACCTGCCGATTTCGTGAATCCGTTTATTGGCACTTCCAATTATGGGGCGGCTTTTCCGGGACCAATTGCTCCGCGTGGAATGGCAAGTATCAGTCCGTTTAATGTGGCTGGAGTAAAAAATACTCCGATGGAAAAAGATAGTCAATGGCTTTCAAATCCGTATGTGAATGAGAATACTTTCTTGACTGGATTTAGTCAGGTAAATTTAAGTGGAGTTGGCTGTCCAGATTTGGGTGTTATTTTATTGATGCCAACCACTGGAGCAGTAGAAATCGATCATTTAAAATACGGTTCTACTTATTCTAATGAAGTTGCCAAAGCTGCTTATTATAGCGTAAACATCGATAAGTACAAAGTAAAAGGTGAATTTACAGCTTCAAAACGAGTTGGGATTAGCAGATTCACTTTCCCGAAAGGGCAATCTAATATTTTATTAAATCTTGGATTGGGATTAACCAATGAAGAAGGAGCAATGATAAAAGTCGTTTCTTCTACAGAAATTGAAGGAATGCGTTCAGTTGGTTCATTTTGTTACAACAGTCCAGAAGATGCTTACCCAGTTTATTTCGTGGCTCAATTTTCTAAACCTGCCCATAAATTTGGAGTTTGGAAAAAAACTGCAAAATACAACGGCGTTGAAGCGCAATGGATGGGTTACAACGGAAAAGCGAGATTAATGGAAAATACTATTAAAACTGTAGTAGGTGATAGTATTGGAAGTTATTTTACGTATAAATTCGACAAACAAGAAACGGTTGAAGTGAAGATCGGAATTTCGTACGTAAGTATCGAAAATGCCCGTGAAAACTTAGCAAAAGAAGTGGGTAACAGATCTTTTGATGCCATTTACAAAGAAACCTACAACGAATGGAACGAAGAATTATCTAAAATTTTGGTTGAAGGCGGTACAAAAGATGACAATACGATTTTCTACACGGCTTTGTATCACACTTTAATTCACCCAAATACTTTAAATGATATTAACGGACAATATCCCGTAATCAAAAGAAGTAAAATTGCTAAAACCGATGACACCCGTTATACCGTATTTTCTTTATGGGATACGTACCGAAATGTACATCCCTTGATGTCTTTGGTTTATCCAAAACAGCAATCTGATATGGTAAAAAGTATGTTGACTATGTTTGATGAAAACGGCTGGTTACCCAAATGGGAACTGAATTCGACTGAAACTTTTACCATGGTTGGAGACCCTGCAAGTATCGTAATTACAGATACTTATATGAGAGGAATTCGTGATTATGATATTAATAAAGCCTATTATGCGATGTTGAAAGGCGCGGATAATATTGAAAATAATCCGCTTCGTCCAGGATTGAAAGATTATATCAAAAAAGGATATGTGACAACCGACAACAAAGGGCCAGTTTCAACAACTCAGGAATACAATATTTCAGATCATGCTATTTCGGTTATGGCTAACGAATTTGGGGATAAAGACAATGTAAAACGTTTTTATAATCGTTCGTTATCCTACAGAAAATTATTTGATAAGAATCTGAATTTGCTTCGCCCAAGAACTGCAAACGGAGATTGGTACGAACCTTTTGATCCTACTTCTGGAGCTAATTTTGAAGAAAATATTGGTTTTATAGAAGGAAATGCTTATCAGTATAATTTTATGGTTCCGCATGACATTAAGGGATTAATGAAATTAATGGGCGGTGAAAAAGTTTTTTCAGCACAATTGCAGAAAATCTTCGATACCAAACAATTTGATATGGCAAATGAGCCAGATATCGCCAATCCGTATTTGTTCAATTATGTGAAAGGCGAAGAATATAAAGCGCAAGATCATGTGAAACGATTGGTTAGAGAGCATTTCAAAAATGAACCAAAAGGATTACCAGGAAATGATGATACAGGAACAATGTCAGCTTGGTTGGTGTATTCGATGATGGGAATTTACCCAATTTCTCCGGGAGACCCAATTTACACCATTACAGCGCCAATGTTTCATAGAGTGACGATTAAATTAGATCCAAGATATTATAAAAAAGAAAGCATTGTAATTGAAAGACAACTCAATAACGGTGGAAAAATCAATTCGATTGAGCTAAACGGAAAATCACTTAATACCTTTTTTATTTCACATGATGATTTTGTGAATGGAACTAAGCTTAAAGTGATTCAAAACTAA
- a CDS encoding alpha-L-fucosidase gives MKKGIFIIALLFSAQIFAQAIYEDERYVPETDPLVLKNLDEWQGKKFGLLMHWGTYSQWGIVESWSICPEDYGWCERKKGSNPSNYNDYIKDYEGLRKTFNPVKFDPAKWAKAAKYAGMKYMVFTTKHHDGFNMYDTKYSDYKITSKDVPFHTNPKADVLKEIFNSFRGEGISTGAYFSKPDWHNENYWDPYFPPFDRNVNYDPSLYPEKWQKYVDFTHNQILEILSNYGKVDILWLDGGWVRKRDQVNIKENYDEKFTENESKNGFIKHRVVDQDPKMDELVVKARQKQPGLIVVDRAVHGKNQNYLTPEGRVPAKTLPYPWESCIPAGGGWSYSPGATYMTGRQGIHLLIDIVAKGGNLLLNVAPSPEGEWDKGAYDLLQAYGDWMKVNSTAIYNTKPIEPYKEENICFTQNKAGNVFAFYLAKEGEDKIPAEVTVKSISPKKGAKITMLGSKTSLKWTKEGNGFKVVIPESLRNNLPAKEAWTLKIEAINR, from the coding sequence ATGAAAAAAGGAATATTCATAATCGCCCTTTTATTTTCAGCTCAGATATTCGCTCAGGCGATTTATGAAGATGAAAGATACGTACCAGAAACTGATCCATTAGTTTTAAAGAACTTAGATGAATGGCAAGGCAAAAAATTTGGTCTGCTTATGCACTGGGGAACTTACAGCCAATGGGGAATTGTAGAATCTTGGTCTATCTGCCCTGAAGATTACGGATGGTGTGAACGTAAAAAAGGAAGTAATCCATCTAATTATAATGATTATATCAAAGATTACGAAGGATTGAGAAAGACTTTTAATCCCGTAAAATTTGACCCTGCAAAATGGGCTAAAGCGGCTAAATATGCAGGAATGAAATACATGGTTTTTACCACCAAACACCATGACGGATTCAATATGTACGATACGAAATATTCTGATTACAAGATTACTAGTAAAGATGTTCCTTTTCATACGAATCCAAAAGCAGACGTTTTGAAAGAAATTTTCAACTCTTTTAGAGGTGAGGGTATTTCAACTGGAGCTTATTTCTCTAAACCAGACTGGCATAACGAAAACTACTGGGATCCTTATTTTCCGCCATTCGACAGAAACGTAAACTACGATCCGTCTTTATACCCTGAAAAATGGCAGAAGTATGTTGATTTCACGCACAACCAAATCTTAGAAATTCTTTCTAACTACGGAAAAGTAGATATTTTATGGTTAGATGGAGGATGGGTTAGAAAAAGAGACCAAGTGAACATCAAAGAAAACTACGACGAGAAGTTTACAGAAAACGAATCTAAAAACGGTTTCATCAAACACAGAGTGGTAGATCAAGATCCAAAAATGGATGAATTGGTTGTAAAAGCACGTCAGAAACAGCCAGGTTTAATTGTGGTAGACAGAGCTGTTCACGGTAAAAACCAAAACTACTTAACTCCAGAAGGACGTGTTCCTGCTAAAACTTTGCCTTATCCTTGGGAATCATGTATTCCAGCTGGTGGTGGATGGTCTTATTCTCCAGGAGCAACTTACATGACTGGAAGACAAGGAATTCACTTATTGATTGATATTGTAGCTAAAGGTGGTAACTTATTATTAAACGTTGCTCCAAGTCCAGAAGGAGAATGGGATAAGGGAGCTTACGATTTATTGCAAGCTTACGGAGATTGGATGAAAGTAAATAGCACAGCGATTTACAATACAAAACCAATCGAGCCTTACAAAGAAGAAAACATTTGTTTTACACAAAATAAAGCAGGAAATGTATTTGCATTTTATTTAGCTAAAGAAGGAGAAGACAAAATTCCTGCTGAAGTTACAGTAAAATCTATTAGTCCTAAAAAAGGAGCAAAAATTACGATGTTAGGTTCTAAAACTTCTTTAAAATGGACAAAAGAAGGAAACGGATTTAAAGTAGTTATTCCAGAAAGCTTAAGAAATAATCTTCCTGCAAAAGAAGCGTGGACTTTAAAAATTGAAGCGATCAACAGATAA